The nucleotide window GTGTTGAGCAGTTTGGttcaaagagagagaaggatttATGTGCAGAAAGAGAGGACCCTTTAGGAGTTTCATTTTAGTAAGTTTTTATAAACAATgtattaagtttcataaacagtgtcgtaagttttcataaacagtgtagtaagtttcataaacaatgtcctaagtttcataaacagtgtagtaagttTTATAAACAGTGTACCATGAGTCCACGCGTGagattttttgttctttttattaaaattatgtcttgttcattaaaatttaagttcttttgtcatttttattaaaatttaagggtttttttttattaaaatttaagtctttttaattaaataaagttatagcataattttttttattaaaataaacttagttcaagcctttttcatgaaaattcttttttttttttgtgaacgcATAATTGGCATTTGGTGAATAGCACCTTCatgattaattatgtgttttttggtttttttcaaaGGTAACATTCATTAAGCAGAAAAAGATTATTGGCCAACTCAAAGGAAGACAAAATAACCCAAAATACAATGAGAAATTCAGATACACAAAAATCCAACCCAATAAATAGCTTACGCTGCCTCCGCCACGAACGTGTTGCTAGTAGCCACCAAGGTAACAACACTAGAGAAAACAATCAAGTGATTAATTCAACTAAGACATGCACACATATTACAAACCCCCAACCAAAAGAACACCACAACTAGATTTTGTCACAAAAAAAGATGAATTGAGAAATTGTCACCATATCCAAATCCCCTTCACAAAGCcctgcaaatatatacaaacatattaaCACATGGATAGAAGGTGAGGCTAAAGAAGTACGTAAAATACACCTATTGGCCGAATTCCCATAACATTTGGCCTCGATTATAATTCGGCATGCCAATCGATGGAGGGGAAGTAAGGGAGGAAAATGGATCTAACATCCATTTTAGGTTCAGAGACCGCAGATTGAAGCAAATGATGAGGTGGGGATGGAATATGAGGAAGGGAGGTAGAAGGAAAGGGTAGGGGAGATGGAGGTTTGGGTTTGAAAAGGCATGACCCAAGAGAGGGAGAGTGGAAAACTAAATAACAAATTGCAGTAAAAACTGACGAAAAACCCGGATAAGCGGCGATGCACGCCGAGGGAGAGGCAAGAAGTCCAAATCTGAGACAAGGTCAAAGGATAATTTTACCAAGTTCAAAGAGAACTGAGATAAAACTcataagaaaatgaaataaaagaaaaaagaagaagaaaatgaggaaATGAGAAAAAAAGGGGTTGCCACGGGCACCCAAGGCAAAAGCTAGGATCAGCGGCTATTGCTTTTTTGCTCCGTTTGTGTTTTCAACGAGAGACAACACAACTTATTGAATAATTGTGTGTTTAATGCCTTATGGTTTCTTTGTCAAATATGCATTCTCAATTCATAGAATTTCTTATGAAAAGTATTACTAACACTTTAAAAATGTCACTGTAAAAAGTTCTCCTACATCATGTGTGTGGTATATGCAAATATGAGGTTGATCCCACTGAGATTGCTTTAACACCAATTTAACCAGCTAATTACACGAAATTTAACTTAGAAAAAAACGAATGATTGATTGATTatgacaaaattaaaattagaaagatgaataatgaaaaatcacaaagaATAGAAGTTTAAACAAGTTAAGATGATGAAGCCTATGGTCATGAATCCACCAATAACAATCATATTCCCTTTTCTTCAAGCCAATTACTATCCAATTACCATACCAATATTTAAGGTTGTTCTTTCTAAGATATGAATTAATCCGTAGTCAGACATCAACTCGTGTATCTATACGCGATAAATATGTTCTATTGGTTAGGCAAGCTATTAAACCCATTAGCACTGAAGAATCATGTAAACCAAGTAGGACTAGTTTGATATTGGTCATCCTGACTAGTTTTCCACTCTTCTTAATCTTAATTCCAATAAATCTAATTGATTGGTCATCCTCTTAGATTTACCTAAATATCTAGCAACAAGTTCACAATGATGGTCAATCAAAAGAACATTTGAAACTATAAAATACACACAAAGATTAAGAATTAAACATGGCATGTAATCGaatgataatcaacaaaataCTTCGGAAATAATCATGTCATGGTTTCATCATATACCTTAGAAAAGTAGTTTAGTTACAAATAGTCATAATAAATATCACAAAAGAAGTCATGGAAGATATCAATCTCAACATAAATATAATACGTCGTTGATGTCTATGTGAGTCAAACTtatgacctctcacttacaagttaaGAGAAAAACCATTAGACCATGGTACTAGTTTGTACATATGAGATTATTGAAGCCAAATTTATGGACAACATATGCATGGTGTTGTAGAGATGGAGCAAGTCTCATCATTGGACCCAACACGTAGATAACCTGTCATGATACCAAGAAAGAATTCTTATTCAGCAGTAAAATCAATTGGCATTAGAATAGTGATTAACTCATTATAAGCTATTGCAATGTTTTGTATTTTCTCTAATATATCACACTTCCTaatgtttatttttataaacTATTGCAATGTTTTGTACTCACCATTAAAAACTCACACttcttaaatttttataaatccTTGCAACCTCTCTATTGTATCTACATTTCCAGCATTGACTTCCTACTTCTTAGATGATACGGTCAAGCAAATGAAATAAGAGAGTTCGAAactttaataataatttataggATGAGACATTTTCGAACCCGAGACGTATGGTTACAAGCTCTAACAatgaaaaaacaataaaataaaatagaaggtAGAAAAATATTGAATGGATAAGAGTCAAGCAAACCAATCAAAGCAAAAGAGGGAAAGCGTGTTTGTTATGGCTTTTATATCAACCATAATTCGAAAGGTTAGGGATCAATCATGAGTCATTTAATCCCAAACACTGACTTGATTAGTCACAAACACAACTGCCCCCTTGCTTATCCTAAATGATGTTTGGAAAATATAAGGATAAATATTAGATCTTGGCATGGTCCCATAGTAAGTTCCACGTGTATATATAATGGCTATTGAACTGGACTCCAATTGAGTGAAACAATAAGTTAGTTATGGTTTAACAAAATGGAACAGTTAAAAATTTGGGGAAATACTTTGGTATGGGTGTTTGAACACGTTAGTCGTATGAAATCTCTTACAAAAACACGAAACTTTCTTGTATTTTGATATTTCCCGATACCATGCGGTCTTATCTAGTATGAAAGATTCTCTAATCAAATAGCCATACTGAAAATGTACTCACAACTTCAATTGCTTTACTTTTTCTCTAAAGAAAGGAAAGcaattttaatggatttattgaTGGATTTGGAAGAATGGGGCAAAATGAGACTAAATTTGATTTTCAAGAGGTTAAGTGACACAATTTAAGTCTCGTGAAGCAAAAGTGAGAATGACTTTGAGTTTCAAGGGGCATTGACCTAaagaagtataaaaaaaaaaaaaagttaggacTGGGTCAGAACCATGGCAAGTGGTCCGGTGGAAATATTGCAGAATTCCAAGTCAGTTATGCTCTCTGGTATTGTGTTCAAGACACGAAGCTGACAAAAACACTAGTGATCCCTGGTTGAAAGCTTTGGGATGAAGTGTAGCATTTGATTGTGTTCAGGAATGGACTGAAATGTCTTTAGCCTTTTCGGACTCCGGTGAAGATTAGTCTTACCTTTCGAGGTGCGGGATACCTCTCGGAAAAAAGTAAATTTGGATTGGGTCAGATTCAGTGCCGAATAGCCAGTTAAAACAAGCCCACATGAAGCCCAGTGCCCTAGCGTTTTAGACCTGGACTATTATCACCCGCTGGTGATGGAGCGTGCGATCAGCCAATACAGTTAGTCACTGACTGCGAGTCCTGGCTTTTGCGCCACACTCCTTCGGTGCTCCGCAGCCAAGCCCCGTCGTCCTCTTCACTAGCTGAGACCTACAGAGAGGGAGAAAGGAGGAGAAATCAATGGGATACATACAGGAAGCACGTGAGAATCACGTGAAGAAGAAGGTTGAAGAAGGTATGACGTATTTCAAAGCTCAAACTCTCTAGGGCTCTCAACAATTATTCTTTCGTTTGATCGTTGTGCTGTAAAAATGTGTAATCTTTTTGTGGAAATTACTGCTTCAACAGCATTGCGGAGCAAAATGAAGCACAAGGCGCTGCAGGAGTGCAAGGATTTGGCGTCAAAGTACGCCGAGTGCTCCTACGGCAGAACCATATCGGTCGTCTGGCAGTGCCGGCAGCAAGCCAAGGAATTGAACGAGTGCCTTCACCAATTGTAAGCCCCAATTCCTCGATTAATTCACCCCGATCATTTGTTAATCGTAAGAAAAAATGGGAAAGATTTTGTTTTTAGAACAGGGTTTTATATATTAATATCAATTATATGTTTAGTTAGGAAATGCTCTTACCCAAATTGTATTGGCGTGCTTAGACTTGCTTGTTATGAATGTTGGTTTGCTTGAGTAGCGGTTAGAGAATAGCGGACTTGTGAAATTATTCCCTTTTTTTATGAAGATTCCTGGTGATGCTTACTACTATATCTGTTGTGTGTTGGTTGAGTTGAATTGCCTTTTATAATTGGACTCAATGCATTGTACTCGTCATGGTTTACGCAAGTGGGAGGCAGTAGAATAGCGGACTTGTGAAATTGTTCCGATTTTTATGAAGTTTCTCGGTGATGCTTACTATTCGTTTTGTAGTAACTAAAGAAATTAGTTGGATATTACTCTTTATCttttgtgtgttggttgagTTGAATTGCCTTTTAGAATTGGACTCAGTGCATTGTACTTGTCATGGTTTACTCAAGTGGGAGGCAGTAGAGTGGTGTTTGATCACGAAATATGGCAAGATGGTGGCAGCCTTAGGGTTAGGGCTGGGGTTGAGTTATGTAGTTTGGATTAATACGCTGCCATTCTACATTTTCTGTCCTTTTCTTCTTAACTGCGGAGTTAAATTTGGCTTTTGGGTTTTTGCATATGGTTTTCCTCGTAGTGTTTGCATAGACCAAATCAAAATGTGGAAACTGCATTCTGGTTTTTGAAAGCCTTGTGGGATTAGATTTGCTAGGCATAGTGTTTTATGAATTGGTTTCTAGTCCAATGACAACCGGTTATCAGAAAAATGGAAATCGTGCAACATTCATGAGTCGTGGCAATGGTAGAGGCATATTGAATGGGATCATCAAGGGCAACTTCTCATGCAATCTGTTCGAACCGAGGTTATAAATGTTTGTATTTGGCATTCAATTGTCTGTAGACGGGATACTAAACTAGTTATAGAACAGAAAAGGTATTCCAATCTCTTCTTGCATTTGCTTTAGACTTTAGAGAGCACGAAGCGAGAGAGGAGAAAATTTCTCATCGATAAGCTGAATGGCCGTGCTTGGGCATAGTTATGATTAGGTTATGCTTAAGGAATGGCTTGGTGCAGTGATGTCTTCATGTTGTTTTTATTGCTAGTAACGCATCACCATTTTTCGTAGTCTTTCAGTAAGAGAAATGAAAACTTTACGGATATCCAATCTACCCGCGCAAATGCATGCGAAGTACGTTTTTTCTCTATAGGGTTATGAATATGCAAAGCCTCCTGACATTGTTTTGCTTTTTGCAGCACCAACGATGACGTATTGGAGGAAATGAAAAGAGCGTACATGCTTCAACAAGACGGGAAAGCGCCTGCAAAAGTCTGAGATCATCACCGGTTCATGATTTTGACGTTGAAGTTTGTTATCTGAATTCTGGCATCATCACTGGTTTATGATTTTGATTTCTGTAGTTCGGTTGATGCCAGGAGGTTGTGTTCGTAATATTTTCCAAAGAACTCAATAATTTTAGAGATTTCACATGGATTATGTAACATTTTCTCGAGTAATTTATCTAGAAATGCATGAATAATTTCGTCTTGAAAATATCGACCGCGTTGAGTGCGAAGAATCGACCAACTCTTGATTGCAAAAAGCGTTGTATTCCATGGTCTTAACTAAAACCCAAATAGTAAAAACTCGAAAATTGTACAGTAATCGAAAATTCAAGAACAGAGGGTAACAAAATTATATGGTTGTTTTCCACCCTGGTTGAACCAATTCAACCTCAAAAAACGAGCGGAAAATGCGAACCTCGAAAAGTTTCAGCCAAACAAGATGTATATATTACAGAAATTCTTCATTCATAAGAAAAGACCTAGAGCACATGCAAATTCAGATTTCCTCTAACAATCCTCAGTCAGTTAAGGTAGTTTCAACCAAATCATTCACTGACGACAAGACGATAGGCTTCACACGGCCAGAAACATATGCTGAAGCTTAAGTTGGCTTCCGCATGTTACGCCCAGCACGAATTACTTCATCGACCAACAACAGTTGAGATGCAATTACGGGCCtgcataaaataaaaacgaacaCCTGAATGTTAAGCACGATGAGAAAAGAAAGGCTTAAATGCAAGCTCGATTCAATGAGTTACATAAACCGAAAAAGATCTGAAAGAAAAGGATTTCAAAATCATGCCATGTACCCTGAGTTTATAATCTGTCGCTTCACAGAGTAGTTGTCAAAGATACCCTCCATCTGTGGGTCAAGCGGTTCTCCAGTGTTGTGATTTAGTCCCACGACATTTCCCTGATCATGCTCTCCCTGAACAAGCATCCACTTAAGAGATTATTTTTCAATCACTTGAAGAAAGATAACCAAATGAAAAACTCAGGAACTTTTTTAGAAGTATACCGTAAGGGCAATTATCACATCTTGCGTATCGAGGCCAGAATTCTCAGCAAGTGTCTTGGGTACCACAAGGAGAGCATCAGCAAAAGCTTGAACGCCTAGTTGAGCGCGCTGTTTCATAGTATGTGAATGTGAGAAAGATGAGAAAGACGAGGTTCAGAAAGATAAGAGGTGCTTAAAAGTAATACCCGTAAGGAAATTTAGGGAAATATTCAATTACCCCTTTAACAGTTTTCTTCACTTCATTTACTAGATATTGTCTGGCTGCAACTTCAAAAGCTCCAGCACCCTGATTCGTATATTAAAAACGTTTCACATATCACAATCAGACGTACCTTCCAGAAGCAAAAACTTGTTTATGACTTATGCCTAAAGCATATACAACATGTAGAAGGTCATATGAttcaaaaaacgaaaaaaaaaaaaaaacaaaaatacgaTGGGGAAATCTCTAGAACAAACTTACTAAGATGACAGCTTCATCTTCAATTGTGTTTTTAACTGCCCTCAGACCATCACGAACAGCATCCTTAATCTGAGCAATTGTATGGTCATTAGGTCCTGCACCAATTTTAAGAGGAAATAAGGATTACATCACTACAGGACTTGCCAAAGGCAATAGAATGTTGAATATCACTTAAGCATTACTATGAGATGGGTGCTACATAAATTACTAACTACTGGGTAAAAAGCCAGAGACTAGTTATAATTTGCTAGGTGAAGCACGAATGGAGTACCTTTGATCAAGATTGTGCAAGAATGGGGGTTTTTAACATTTTCGACAAATGTATACTTCTCTTCACCAAGGACATGCTCGTATACAAGTCCAGCCCAACCAAGGCAATCAGGAGTTAGATCATCTACGGAGTTCACAGCCTCTCCGCCACAAGCCAAAACCAACCGTTCCATATTTCTCCTCTTTGCTCTTCTCAAGGCAATAATCTAAGAAACCAGGGGATTAGAGAAGTGCCAAACACGTTGCACAAAATCGTAGTTAAGTGCACAACACAACACCAATAAAAAAAGCTGCGGTGTCTATCTGGTTGATATGTTGGAAAATAATTGAAAAGAAATCTAAAATAATGATCCATAACTTACCCCTGCCCTTGCAAGGAGATCCAGAGATGGGGGATCAATTCCCTTCTGATTGATAACGACAAAATTATTATCATTACCAGAGCAAACCTGCAAATCAGCCAGTACAGGAAATATTTCAGAATCTGTAAAGTCGATATATGCTAGGATGAGTGCTAAATCAATATCAAGCAAATGGCATTGATAGCAACACTCTACCTTATTTTTCAGTTCAATGATTTTTTTAACTCTTTCATCAACCTGACGCCTTTCAGCTAAAACCATTGCTTCTCTCTGCTCCGCATTTGAATAGAAAAAGCCTGAGTTTACTTCACTGAGATGAAAATCATCAAATTCAAAATGATCAGAAAATCATATCCATAAGAACATAGGATGCTAGCTGTCCAAAAGACTGCTATTTCATAACtgtgcaaaagaaaaagaatgagcAAAAGCAAGGGGGCAAAAGGAGAAAATATTGAAGACAAAATGTAACaatcatttgatcaaatttctatatatatacacctTTTATCGTACTCCAAAGATACATTGCTTGTCAAGATGTAACAATTCTCTGCTCTCCGCTTCATATCAGGATGCCTAGAACCATGATCCAGAACAAGACCCTCGACCTACAAGACAACATAAATGAGATGAAAAACCACAGGGTAACAATACATTCCTCTATTTTGTAAACAAACGTAATATTAAGCTTGCACAGTGTTCAGAAATCAAATCTAAACTGGTTCCAAGCAACTATCATGATTTACAATTTCATCATAGATTcaaaaaaaatgatttacaaTTTCATCATGTGAACTtggaataaagaaagaaaataaaagcacTAATTATTATTCAATGTTACCACCAAACAAAACAACTATAGCAATACAAAACCACCAATTGATGCACATAGTAGCACCAGAAAAGATACATAGCCATTActataggattacaactctaacaAAATAAAAGCCAAATCATTTGCAGAACCTTCGCAAAAGATTGAGGACCCAATATCCATGGAAATGCCTCTTTGGATTCATCAAGGGATAAGAAATATCTAAAA belongs to Malus sylvestris chromosome 17, drMalSylv7.2, whole genome shotgun sequence and includes:
- the LOC126610025 gene encoding T-complex protein 1 subunit zeta 1: MSIRVLNPNAEVLNKSAALHMNINAAKGLQDVLKTNLGPKGTIKMLVGGAGDIKLTKDGNTLLKEMQIQNPTAIMIARTAVAQDDISGDGTTSTVLFIGELMKQSERYIDEGMHPRVLVDGFEIAKRATLQFLEKFKTPVVMGNEPDKEILKMVARTTLRTKLYEALADQLTDIVVNSVLCIRKPEEPIDLFMVEIMHMRHKFDVDTRLVEGLVLDHGSRHPDMKRRAENCYILTSNVSLEYDKSEVNSGFFYSNAEQREAMVLAERRQVDERVKKIIELKNKVCSGNDNNFVVINQKGIDPPSLDLLARAGIIALRRAKRRNMERLVLACGGEAVNSVDDLTPDCLGWAGLVYEHVLGEEKYTFVENVKNPHSCTILIKGPNDHTIAQIKDAVRDGLRAVKNTIEDEAVILGAGAFEVAARQYLVNEVKKTVKGRAQLGVQAFADALLVVPKTLAENSGLDTQDVIIALTGEHDQGNVVGLNHNTGEPLDPQMEGIFDNYSVKRQIINSGPVIASQLLLVDEVIRAGRNMRKPT
- the LOC126610038 gene encoding uncharacterized protein LOC126610038; this translates as MGYIQEARENHVKKKVEEALRSKMKHKALQECKDLASKYAECSYGRTISVVWQCRQQAKELNECLHQFTNDDVLEEMKRAYMLQQDGKAPAKV